In Vigna radiata var. radiata cultivar VC1973A unplaced genomic scaffold, Vradiata_ver6 scaffold_195, whole genome shotgun sequence, a single genomic region encodes these proteins:
- the LOC106779321 gene encoding glutathione S-transferase F9-like has translation MVVKVYGPDYGSTKGLLVCLIEKEVEFETVHVDGFKGEHKQPEYLKLQPFGLMPVVEDRDYVLYESRAILRYYAEKYKDQGTNLLGKTMEERGLVEQWLEVEGHNYTPPIFNLIKMYFASVLNGEAMDPKAIKENEEKLVKVLDIYEKRLSETKYLAGDFFSLADLNHLQFTSYLVNEMERGFMVRERKNVSRWWDDISSRPSWKKVLHSYKNAYDGLKEMKVIAS, from the exons ATGGTGGTGAAGGTGTATGGCCCAGACTATGGAAGCACTAAGGGACTGCTAGTGTGTCTGATAGAGAAGGAAGTTGAGTTTGAAACTGTGCATGTTGATGGCTTTAAGGGAGAACACAAACAGCCCGAATATCTTAAGTTACag CCCTTTGGACTGATGCCTGTTGTGGAAGATCGGGATTATGTTCTTTATG AATCACGGGCAATACTGAGGTATTATGCAGAAAAGTACAAAGATCAAGGGACGAATTTGTTGGGAAAGACAATGGAAGAGAGAGGGCTTGTTGAACAATGGCTTGAAGTTGAAGGGCATAACTATACTCCACCGATCTTCAACTTGATAAAAATGTACTTTGCTTCTGTACTAAATGGTGAAGCAATGGACCCAAAAGCCATTAAAGAGAATGAGGAAAAGCTCGTAAAAGTGCTTGACATCTATGAAAAGAGGCTATCCGAGACAAAGTACTTAGCAGGGGATTTCTTCAGTCTTGCTGATCTTAACCATCTTCAATTTACTTCTTATTTGGTGAATGAAATGGAAAGAGGGTTTATGGTTAGAGAAAGGAAGAATGTGAGTCGTTGGTGGGATGATATTAGCAGCAGACCCTCTTGGAAGAAGGTTCTTCACTCCTACAAAAACGCTTATGATGGGCTTAAGGAGATGAAAGTAATAGCGTCTTAG
- the LOC106779324 gene encoding GDSL esterase/lipase At4g26790: MNLMSEIGRMGKGYAPWLLFLTQILILLHFSACKVPAVIVFGDSSVDSGNNNFIPTIARSNFEPYGRDFFNGNPTGRFSNGRIPPDFVSEAFGIKEAVPAYLDPSYTISDFATGVCFASAGTGYDNATSNVADVIPLWKEVEYYKEYQKKLRAYLGEENANEILSEALYLVSIGTNDFLENYYALTERRCEFPIVEQYEDFLIGLAENFFREIYGLGARKISLTGLPPMGCLPLERAMNIMEFHNCVEEYNNLALEFNGKLGWLVSKLNNDLPGLQMIDANVYDIFLQIVKNPSGFGFEEAKTGCCGTGRFEMGFLCDPKFTCQDANKYVFWDAFHPSQKTSQIISNYLIEKHLAMFL, from the exons ATGAATCTGATGAGTGAAATTGGTAGAATGGGAAAAGGGTATGCTCCATGGCTCCTCTTTCTTACTCAAATCTTAATCTTGCTACATTTTTCTGCATGCAAAGTTCCTGCAGTTATAGTGTTTGGAGACTCCTCAGTGGATTCAGGTAACAACAACTTCATTCCCACCATTGCTAGGAGCAACTTTGAGCCATATGGAAGAGACTTCTTCAATGGCAACCCTACTGGAAGGTTCTCCAATGGCAGAATCCCCCCTGACTTTGTCTCTGAGGCCTTTGGAATCAAGGAAGCAGTTCCTGCATACTTGGATCCTTCTTATACCATATCAGATTTTGCAACTGGTGTGTGCTTTGCTTCTGCAGGAACTGGATATGACAATGCTACTTCAAATGTTGCT GATGTGATACCCCTATGGAAAGAAGTAGAGTACTACAAGGAGTACCAAAAGAAATTGAGGGCATATCTTGGTGAGGAGAATGCTAATGAAATACTAAGTGAGGCATTGTATTTGGTAAGCATAGGAACCAATGACTTCCTTGAGAACTACTATGCCCTAACTGAAAGAAGGTGTGAGTTCCCCATTGTTGAGCAGTATGAGGACTTTCTCATAGGCCTTGCTGAAAACTTCTTCAGAGAAATTTATGGCCTTGGAGCAAGGAAAATTTCTCtcactgggttgcctcctatgGGCTGTCTTCCACTAGAGAGAGCAATGAACATTATGGAGTTCCATAATTGTGTGGAAGAGTACAACAATTTGGCTTTGGAGTTCAATGGAAAGTTGGGGTGGCTAGTGTCAAAGCTCAACAATGACCTACCTGGACTTCAAATGATAGATGCAAATGTCTATGATATCTTTCTGCAAATCGTTAAAAACCCTTCTGGTTTTG GTTTTGAGGAAGCAAAAACGGGATGCTGTGGAACAGGGAGATTTGAGATGGGTTTTCTATGTGACCCAAAATTTACATGCCAAGATGCAAATAAGTATGTATTTTGGGATGCATTCCACCCCTCACAAAAAACAAGTCAAATAATCTCAAACTATTTGATAGAAAAACATCTAGCAATGTTTCTTTGA